Proteins from a genomic interval of Parvularculales bacterium:
- a CDS encoding acyl-CoA dehydrogenase family protein, translating to MDFSFSEEQNLLRNMVQSFVRDNYDFDTRRGIIESAEGWRSDYWKQFAELGLLAAPFSQEFGGLGGSSIDVMVIMEEFGSGLVVEPYLETVVLAGGLLQAGAPAGQREGLINSITSGEAVWALAWFEPQGRYNLANVTTTAKKKGDVFVLNGHKAAVVGGPWANHLIVSARTSGGQGDEAGVTLFMVEKNAKGVSVQDYTMVDSKRACDVTFENVKVGTDAVISEVDNGLDLLESVVNAGIGALCAESVGIMKRLNEATLEYSRTRKQFGVPIGSFQVLQHRMVDMFMACEEAVSMTYMVNMKLSDEASAERRRAVSGAKVLIGKAGRAIGQEAIQIHGGMGMTEELNVGHYVRRLTVIDGLFGDVPYHIKRFSATG from the coding sequence ATGGATTTTTCTTTTTCTGAGGAGCAGAATTTGCTACGCAATATGGTGCAGAGTTTTGTTCGGGACAATTACGATTTTGACACACGGCGTGGCATTATTGAGAGTGCTGAGGGCTGGCGATCTGATTATTGGAAGCAATTTGCTGAGTTGGGGTTGTTGGCGGCTCCTTTTTCGCAAGAGTTTGGCGGTCTTGGAGGTAGCTCTATTGATGTGATGGTGATCATGGAGGAATTTGGTAGCGGCCTTGTGGTAGAGCCTTATTTGGAAACAGTCGTGCTAGCGGGCGGGTTGTTGCAAGCGGGTGCGCCGGCAGGGCAACGTGAAGGTTTGATTAACAGCATAACAAGTGGTGAGGCTGTGTGGGCTTTGGCATGGTTTGAACCTCAGGGCCGTTATAACCTAGCTAATGTTACCACAACTGCGAAGAAAAAAGGTGATGTTTTTGTTCTTAATGGCCATAAGGCGGCTGTTGTAGGCGGCCCGTGGGCCAATCATCTCATTGTGTCGGCTCGGACCTCCGGAGGGCAGGGTGATGAAGCCGGAGTGACCCTGTTCATGGTGGAAAAAAACGCCAAGGGTGTCAGTGTTCAAGACTATACAATGGTCGATAGCAAGCGGGCTTGTGATGTGACTTTCGAGAATGTGAAAGTGGGTACGGATGCTGTTATAAGCGAGGTAGATAATGGCTTGGATCTGTTAGAGTCTGTGGTCAACGCGGGCATTGGCGCGTTATGCGCTGAGTCTGTTGGCATCATGAAGAGACTTAATGAAGCTACTTTGGAGTATTCTCGCACTCGCAAGCAGTTTGGCGTTCCTATAGGCTCGTTTCAGGTATTACAACATCGCATGGTGGACATGTTTATGGCCTGTGAAGAGGCTGTTTCCATGACGTATATGGTGAACATGAAATTGAGCGATGAAGCTTCTGCCGAGCGTCGTCGTGCGGTCTCCGGTGCTAAGGTTTTGATTGGCAAGGCAGGCAGGGCTATAGGTCAGGAGGCCATCCAGATTCACGGTGGCATGGGTATGACGGAGGAGTTGAATGTTGGCCATTATGTGCGGCGTTTGACGGTTATAGATGGCCTGTTTGGCGATGTTCCGTATCATATCAAGCGTTTTAGCGCTACGGGATAA
- a CDS encoding glutathione S-transferase, with protein sequence MKLYDTTLAVNPRRVRVFLAEKGIEVPMEQVDIMKGEHKTSEYRKISPLSQVPALILDDGQVLTESIAICRYFEGLQPEPNLMGKDALECAIIEMWQRRMELNFMIPVAMYYRHTHPAMAELETQIPEWGEINKERIIKMLSFIDRSIEGRDYIAGDRYTLADIVAMTTIDFARFTRTKIPEECNNLTQWYEKVSSRDSAQV encoded by the coding sequence ATGAAACTATATGATACGACTCTGGCTGTTAACCCCCGTCGGGTGCGGGTTTTTCTTGCTGAAAAAGGCATTGAGGTGCCCATGGAGCAGGTTGATATCATGAAAGGAGAGCATAAAACTTCTGAATATCGGAAAATAAGCCCTCTTAGTCAGGTACCAGCGTTGATCCTTGATGATGGTCAGGTGCTTACCGAGAGTATCGCTATCTGCCGTTATTTTGAAGGACTTCAACCTGAGCCAAACCTCATGGGTAAAGATGCTCTGGAGTGTGCCATCATAGAAATGTGGCAACGGCGTATGGAACTCAATTTTATGATTCCGGTTGCTATGTATTACCGTCACACGCATCCGGCGATGGCGGAATTAGAGACGCAAATTCCTGAATGGGGAGAAATCAATAAAGAGCGCATTATAAAAATGCTGTCTTTCATAGACCGCTCTATAGAGGGGCGCGATTATATTGCAGGTGACCGTTATACCCTCGCTGATATTGTCGCTATGACAACGATTGATTTTGCTCGTTTTACCCGCACCAAAATACCTGAAGAGTGCAATAACTTAACGCAATGGTACGAGAAGGTTTCCTCTCGCGATAGCGCCCAAGTTTAG
- a CDS encoding HAD family hydrolase, translating to MMTPTILFDLDGTLVDTARDLVEALNAVLDHHGRTPVSVDEGRLMVGYGGRALLKHGFAATGTPADDGLLDTCFPLFLEKYEAHLTRYSTLYPGLVAQLTSLVEEGIQLGVVTNKPERLARLVLTETGIDHYFSALIGGDTLAEKKPHPAPLIAALNQMGGSAAHALMVGDSQIDKDSAQAARMVFIGVSFGYSKPPMAALEPDGLLNHYDDLPAVAHHLRPLDFSPPS from the coding sequence ATGATGACACCCACCATCCTTTTTGACCTAGACGGTACGCTGGTTGATACAGCCCGCGATTTAGTTGAAGCCCTCAATGCTGTGCTAGATCATCATGGGCGCACCCCGGTTTCTGTTGATGAGGGACGTCTGATGGTAGGTTACGGAGGACGCGCCCTACTAAAACATGGCTTTGCCGCTACCGGCACACCCGCTGATGATGGCCTACTGGATACCTGCTTTCCCCTGTTTCTAGAAAAATATGAGGCTCATTTGACGCGCTACTCCACACTTTATCCGGGGCTTGTGGCACAATTAACCTCTCTGGTGGAGGAAGGTATTCAGTTGGGGGTAGTCACCAACAAACCTGAACGTTTAGCACGTCTTGTGCTGACCGAGACCGGCATAGACCATTATTTTTCCGCTCTCATTGGTGGCGATACTCTGGCAGAGAAAAAACCTCATCCCGCTCCTCTCATAGCGGCCCTTAATCAGATGGGTGGCTCTGCAGCACACGCTCTTATGGTAGGAGACAGCCAGATTGACAAAGATAGCGCGCAGGCAGCCCGCATGGTTTTTATTGGCGTGAGCTTCGGCTATAGCAAGCCCCCTATGGCAGCCCTTGAGCCAGATGGCCTGCTTAACCACTACGATGACCTACCCGCTGTCGCACACCATCTGCGCCCGCTTGACTTCTCACCTCCCTCATAG
- a CDS encoding acyl-CoA dehydrogenase family protein, with amino-acid sequence MDLSFSADDLAFRDEVRQFIEDNFPAELKERDDRASMSKEDMLRWHRILHKKGWVAPSWPKEYGGTGWSVTQRYIWGEENARAGTTALLPFGLSMLGPVVYTFGNQEQKDYFLPRILSGEHWWCQGYSEPGSGSDLASLRTRAVRDGNDYIVNGHKIWTTLAQHADWIFCLVRTSTEGKPQTGISFLLIDMETPGITVRPIITIDGSHEVNEVFLEDVRVPAKNLIGEENKGWTYAKFLLGNERSGIAGVARSKKAIEQLKGIARAEMSDGEPLINDNDFLNKISETEIDLTALEYTELRTLAAESRGEGPGPESSILKVKGTEIQQRITELTLEAVGYYGMIQTPRQGEMSNYTRVGPDYAEGVAQEYFNMRKTSIYGGSNEIQRNIIAKMVLGL; translated from the coding sequence ATGGATTTAAGTTTCAGCGCGGATGACCTTGCATTTCGTGATGAGGTACGTCAGTTCATAGAGGATAATTTTCCTGCCGAGTTAAAGGAGCGCGATGACCGGGCTTCCATGAGCAAAGAAGACATGCTGAGATGGCATCGTATCTTGCACAAGAAAGGCTGGGTAGCTCCTTCATGGCCGAAGGAATATGGCGGGACGGGATGGTCTGTCACACAGCGCTATATTTGGGGTGAGGAGAATGCCCGTGCAGGTACGACGGCGCTGTTGCCGTTTGGACTTAGCATGCTAGGGCCGGTTGTTTATACTTTTGGCAATCAGGAGCAGAAGGATTATTTTCTGCCCCGTATTCTTTCCGGAGAGCATTGGTGGTGTCAGGGTTATTCAGAGCCTGGTTCAGGGTCTGACTTGGCGTCGCTGAGAACTCGTGCTGTGCGCGATGGTAACGATTATATAGTTAACGGCCATAAGATATGGACGACCCTTGCCCAGCATGCGGATTGGATATTTTGTCTGGTGCGCACGAGCACTGAAGGTAAGCCTCAGACGGGAATTTCTTTTCTGCTGATTGACATGGAAACGCCGGGTATTACGGTGCGTCCGATTATCACTATTGATGGGTCGCATGAAGTCAATGAGGTCTTTTTGGAGGATGTTCGTGTACCGGCCAAAAACCTTATAGGTGAAGAGAATAAAGGCTGGACATACGCCAAGTTTTTACTTGGCAACGAGCGCTCTGGTATTGCTGGGGTGGCGCGTTCTAAAAAGGCGATAGAGCAGCTTAAAGGCATCGCGCGGGCTGAGATGTCGGATGGGGAACCTCTCATTAATGATAATGATTTTCTGAACAAAATATCTGAGACAGAGATTGACTTAACGGCGCTTGAATATACGGAGTTGCGCACGTTAGCGGCGGAGAGTCGGGGTGAGGGTCCGGGTCCAGAGTCCTCTATTTTGAAGGTTAAGGGTACGGAAATCCAGCAGCGCATCACGGAGTTGACCCTTGAAGCTGTTGGTTACTACGGTATGATTCAGACACCACGTCAGGGTGAGATGAGTAATTATACTCGTGTTGGTCCGGATTATGCGGAAGGAGTAGCGCAGGAGTATTTCAATATGCGTAAGACGTCCATTTATGGTGGCTCCAATGAAATACAGCGCAACATTATCGCCAAGATGGTGCTTGGCCTTTAG
- a CDS encoding putative quinol monooxygenase gives MSIGVVATLTIQDGKQEEFESIVRDLRAQVKASEPECLMYDAFQSQKDKNVYVFMERYSSQEALEAHGKTEHFRAAGPKLGAVLAGAPIIDYLNAVDKAS, from the coding sequence ATGTCTATCGGTGTTGTAGCAACTTTGACCATTCAGGACGGCAAACAAGAAGAGTTTGAATCTATTGTACGTGATTTACGCGCTCAGGTAAAAGCCAGCGAGCCGGAATGCTTAATGTATGATGCTTTTCAATCTCAGAAGGATAAGAACGTCTACGTCTTTATGGAGCGCTATAGCTCTCAAGAGGCTTTAGAAGCCCACGGCAAGACAGAGCATTTCCGTGCTGCCGGACCAAAACTTGGCGCCGTGCTAGCGGGTGCGCCGATCATCGATTATCTCAATGCTGTTGATAAGGCCAGCTAA
- a CDS encoding GIY-YIG nuclease family protein, whose translation MRSKFGGFRRKPLAGIIYLLTNSAMPGLVKIGKTTREDPQARMGELYSTGVPVPFECAKAVKVEDEIAVEKALHTAFGPYRINSQREFFEIAEVQASVLLDRLGLEDVTPQINAENEEIDTQSREAAKRLSSRRPNLNFNEMSIPTGSVLQAVNSEDTAEVSGPKKVTFRGEEMSLTRATRIVLGIDYSVQPSPYWRFDGELLRDIYNCTYVELDE comes from the coding sequence TTGCGGAGCAAATTTGGAGGGTTTAGGAGGAAGCCGTTGGCCGGGATTATCTATCTTCTCACTAATTCTGCAATGCCAGGATTGGTAAAAATTGGAAAGACGACACGGGAGGATCCACAAGCCAGAATGGGTGAACTCTACTCAACTGGTGTTCCGGTTCCATTCGAATGCGCAAAAGCTGTCAAAGTAGAAGATGAGATTGCCGTAGAAAAAGCTTTGCACACTGCCTTTGGCCCTTATCGCATTAATAGTCAGCGTGAATTTTTTGAAATTGCTGAAGTGCAGGCGTCGGTTCTACTTGACCGGCTCGGGCTTGAGGACGTTACGCCTCAAATCAATGCTGAGAATGAGGAGATAGATACACAGTCCCGCGAAGCCGCTAAACGCCTCTCGTCTCGACGACCCAATTTAAATTTTAACGAGATGTCAATCCCGACTGGCTCCGTCTTACAGGCAGTAAATTCGGAGGACACCGCTGAAGTTTCTGGCCCCAAGAAAGTGACTTTCAGAGGTGAGGAAATGTCTCTGACACGCGCAACACGTATTGTGTTGGGTATTGATTATTCGGTCCAACCAAGTCCCTACTGGAGGTTTGACGGTGAATTGCTTCGCGACATTTATAATTGTACATACGTCGAGTTGGATGAATAG
- the cobA gene encoding uroporphyrinogen-III C-methyltransferase produces MNLPMDFSAFPAFEPGWVWLAGAGPGDVGLLTLLAAHGLQQADVVVYDALVSDGVMALARDDAVQIYAGKRGGRPSCRQQDISAQLIERAKQGLRVLRLKGGDPFVFGRGGEEAQALGVAGIPFRIIPGVTAGIGALGTAGIPLTHRDVNQAVTFITGHTDNPEGTTSLDWQALARSAPVLVIYMGMRRLEAIAQNLLNAGKPPDEPVAIISNATLPDQHILETTLSLAAQDASAHGLTPPAIIVIGDVVPLRTHLRKT; encoded by the coding sequence ATGAATCTTCCTATGGATTTTTCAGCATTTCCGGCCTTTGAGCCCGGATGGGTATGGCTGGCAGGAGCAGGTCCAGGGGATGTGGGTCTTCTGACGCTGCTCGCAGCCCATGGATTGCAACAGGCGGATGTGGTTGTCTATGATGCACTGGTATCAGACGGGGTGATGGCGTTGGCACGAGATGATGCAGTGCAGATATACGCCGGTAAGCGCGGAGGGCGGCCCTCCTGCCGGCAACAAGATATTTCAGCCCAACTCATTGAACGGGCCAAACAAGGATTACGGGTTTTGCGTCTTAAAGGAGGAGACCCGTTTGTTTTTGGGCGCGGCGGTGAAGAGGCGCAAGCTCTGGGGGTGGCAGGGATTCCGTTTCGGATTATTCCGGGTGTTACGGCAGGTATTGGTGCCCTAGGAACTGCAGGAATTCCCCTAACCCATCGTGATGTCAATCAGGCCGTGACCTTTATTACCGGCCATACAGACAACCCCGAAGGCACCACAAGCCTTGACTGGCAAGCCCTTGCCCGTAGCGCACCGGTGTTGGTTATCTATATGGGCATGCGCCGGCTTGAAGCCATCGCCCAAAATCTATTGAACGCCGGAAAGCCACCTGATGAACCGGTAGCCATTATCAGCAATGCCACTTTGCCGGACCAGCATATCTTAGAGACTACCCTGTCGCTAGCCGCGCAAGACGCCAGCGCTCACGGTCTTACACCTCCGGCTATTATTGTGATTGGCGATGTAGTGCCGTTACGCACTCACCTAAGAAAAACGTAA
- the gor gene encoding glutathione-disulfide reductase, which yields MTTYDYDLFTIGAGSGGVRASRMAAQYGARVAIAEEYRIGGTCVIRGCVPKKLFVYASHFGEDMEDAAGFGWQMSQPSFSWETLIRNKDREIDRLNGVYITNLEKAGVAIVNEHAELVDNHTVRLASGRTLTAATILIATGATPFVPADVSGIEHAITSNEAFHLETLPNHIVVVGGGYIAVEFAGIFNGLGVKTTLLYRGDEILRGFDEDLRTGLREEMTKKGIDVRIGSDVEDLKKNKTGVKVTLKGGEVLETGLVMYATGRVPNVQGLGLEAAGVVVDKKGAVQVDGFSKTNVENIYAIGDVTNRANLTPVAIREGVSFAETVFNDNPLTVDHSIIATAVFSQPPLGTVGLTETEARKRYEEVDVYKSRFRPMKHTLSGRDEQTLMKLLVDPKTDRILGVHMMGPDSGELIQAVGIAVTMGATKAQFDATIAVHPTAAEELVTMREKWTG from the coding sequence ATGACGACGTACGATTATGATTTATTTACCATCGGTGCAGGTTCCGGTGGTGTGCGGGCAAGCCGCATGGCGGCGCAGTATGGCGCGCGGGTAGCGATTGCAGAAGAATACCGCATTGGCGGTACGTGTGTTATTCGTGGGTGTGTGCCAAAAAAATTGTTTGTTTATGCCAGTCACTTTGGCGAAGATATGGAGGATGCTGCCGGTTTTGGTTGGCAGATGTCCCAGCCGTCTTTTTCGTGGGAGACTCTTATCCGTAATAAAGATCGTGAGATTGATCGGTTGAACGGCGTTTATATTACTAATCTGGAAAAAGCAGGTGTGGCTATAGTGAATGAGCACGCCGAACTGGTTGACAATCATACGGTGCGCCTTGCTAGCGGACGGACTCTGACAGCAGCAACAATTCTGATTGCTACGGGAGCAACACCCTTTGTTCCGGCTGATGTATCGGGCATTGAGCACGCCATTACGTCTAACGAGGCATTTCATCTAGAGACGCTACCGAATCATATTGTGGTTGTTGGGGGGGGGTATATTGCTGTTGAATTCGCGGGTATTTTTAATGGCCTTGGAGTTAAGACTACGTTGTTGTATCGGGGGGATGAAATCCTACGTGGCTTTGATGAGGATTTGCGTACCGGTCTACGTGAAGAGATGACAAAAAAGGGGATTGACGTGCGTATCGGTAGTGACGTTGAGGATCTTAAGAAAAATAAGACAGGGGTGAAGGTCACTCTCAAAGGGGGAGAGGTACTAGAGACGGGCCTTGTGATGTATGCCACCGGGCGTGTGCCTAATGTTCAGGGGTTGGGTCTTGAAGCGGCAGGAGTTGTTGTTGACAAGAAAGGGGCTGTGCAGGTTGATGGATTCTCAAAAACCAACGTGGAAAATATCTATGCTATAGGTGATGTGACCAACCGCGCTAATTTGACGCCGGTTGCTATCCGTGAAGGGGTTTCTTTTGCAGAGACGGTTTTTAATGACAATCCACTGACCGTGGATCATTCCATTATTGCTACCGCTGTGTTTAGCCAACCGCCCTTGGGTACGGTGGGCTTAACGGAAACAGAGGCCCGCAAGCGCTATGAAGAGGTGGATGTCTATAAGAGCCGGTTTCGCCCTATGAAGCACACTTTATCCGGGCGTGATGAGCAAACTCTGATGAAATTACTGGTAGACCCCAAGACGGACCGCATTTTGGGAGTTCACATGATGGGACCGGATAGTGGCGAGTTGATACAGGCGGTGGGGATTGCAGTTACGATGGGAGCTACTAAAGCTCAGTTTGATGCGACCATTGCAGTTCATCCTACAGCGGCTGAGGAACTGGTTACCATGCGGGAAAAGTGGACAGGCTAG
- a CDS encoding crotonase/enoyl-CoA hydratase family protein has translation MTGALLFEREGPIVTLTINRPESRNPLGESEDAANFTSAAAQINEDRNVRCVILTGAGKAFSAGGNIKAMREGGGGFTGPGVEVADHYRNGIHGIIRALWSIRAPVIAAVNGPAIGLGNDVACLADMRLAADNAIFGATFLRLGLVPGDGGAWILPRTIGMARAAELFFTARTIDAQTALDWGLVSKVVSPEKLMDEAHALAAEVAAQPPDVLRMTKKLMREGLYNSFDTVMEMSAVMQSLAHHTEDHHEALTAFFEKRPGTYKGR, from the coding sequence ATGACAGGAGCTTTGCTTTTTGAACGAGAAGGACCGATTGTAACCCTAACGATCAATCGTCCTGAAAGCCGCAACCCTTTGGGGGAGTCAGAGGATGCGGCGAACTTTACTAGCGCCGCAGCCCAGATTAACGAAGACCGCAACGTACGCTGCGTCATCTTAACCGGAGCGGGTAAGGCTTTTTCAGCGGGTGGCAATATCAAAGCCATGCGTGAGGGTGGTGGTGGATTTACCGGCCCCGGCGTTGAGGTGGCAGATCACTATCGCAATGGCATCCATGGTATTATCCGCGCCTTGTGGAGTATTCGCGCTCCTGTTATTGCGGCGGTTAACGGACCGGCCATCGGCCTTGGCAATGATGTTGCGTGTCTGGCTGATATGCGCCTTGCTGCAGATAATGCTATTTTTGGAGCAACATTTTTGCGTCTGGGACTCGTGCCGGGAGATGGCGGTGCCTGGATTTTACCTCGAACCATTGGTATGGCACGTGCGGCAGAATTATTTTTTACAGCCCGTACCATTGATGCCCAAACCGCTCTTGATTGGGGGTTGGTGTCAAAAGTGGTATCTCCCGAAAAATTAATGGATGAGGCTCACGCTCTAGCTGCGGAAGTTGCCGCTCAGCCACCGGATGTGCTCCGTATGACAAAAAAACTGATGCGCGAGGGATTGTATAATTCTTTTGATACGGTGATGGAAATGTCAGCCGTGATGCAATCACTGGCACATCACACAGAAGATCATCACGAGGCCCTTACAGCCTTTTTTGAAAAACGCCCCGGCACTTATAAAGGGCGCTAG
- a CDS encoding SDR family NAD(P)-dependent oxidoreductase produces MSIRFDDKVAIVTGAGGGLGRCHALELARRGAKVVVNDLGGSVDGSGGAPQAAESVAQEIKDSGGEAIANGSSVTDDKGVATMIDETIKTFGRLDVLVNNAGILRDKSFAKMELSDFEKVMDIHVMGTVKPTKAAWPIMKGQGYGRIMVTTSSSGLYGNFGQTNYGAAKLGLVGFMNTLKLEGQKDNIHVNALAPVAYTRMTADLMAPEAEQMLTPDMVTPAAVYLVSEEAPTGVVLCAGAGVFSVSQVMESDGVVLKGDDLSADGVAKNWDTIADMSKARPFFMGGEQTGKVLEKLSGK; encoded by the coding sequence ATGAGCATTCGTTTTGATGACAAAGTTGCGATTGTTACGGGCGCAGGCGGTGGTCTGGGCCGGTGTCATGCACTAGAATTGGCGCGACGCGGAGCCAAGGTTGTCGTGAATGACTTAGGCGGCTCGGTTGACGGGTCAGGAGGTGCACCACAAGCAGCTGAATCCGTAGCGCAAGAAATAAAAGATAGCGGAGGCGAGGCCATTGCCAATGGATCCAGCGTCACGGACGATAAAGGCGTTGCCACCATGATTGATGAAACCATCAAGACATTTGGCCGTTTGGATGTTTTGGTGAACAATGCCGGTATTTTGCGAGATAAAAGTTTTGCCAAAATGGAGCTAAGCGACTTTGAAAAAGTCATGGATATTCACGTCATGGGAACTGTCAAACCCACAAAGGCCGCATGGCCCATTATGAAAGGACAGGGCTATGGCCGTATTATGGTGACCACATCATCTTCCGGTCTTTATGGTAATTTTGGCCAGACAAACTATGGTGCAGCCAAATTAGGGCTGGTGGGCTTTATGAACACCCTCAAATTAGAAGGCCAGAAGGATAATATCCACGTAAATGCTCTAGCACCTGTAGCCTATACCCGCATGACGGCTGACCTTATGGCACCGGAGGCTGAGCAAATGCTAACACCGGATATGGTAACCCCCGCCGCCGTTTATCTGGTGAGTGAGGAGGCCCCGACAGGGGTTGTGCTGTGCGCAGGTGCCGGTGTGTTTTCCGTTTCACAGGTCATGGAGAGCGATGGCGTTGTACTCAAGGGTGATGATTTGAGTGCCGATGGCGTTGCCAAGAATTGGGATACCATCGCAGACATGTCAAAAGCCCGCCCATTCTTTATGGGCGGAGAGCAAACCGGTAAAGTTTTGGAAAAACTCTCCGGTAAATAA
- the rpiA gene encoding ribose-5-phosphate isomerase RpiA, whose translation MSEALSLKKKVAAHSMDLVEEGMVLGLGTGTTMRWFIEYLGEKVTKGGMKVQGVATSEGTAHLAEQAGIPLIAPEDMPSLDLAVDGTDEIDSDLRLIKGGGGALLREKIVANAALSFVVIADESKLVDRLGRFPLPVEVDRFCAVATARAIQICLKELNLPDKVALRKREDNRPYITDGGNHIYDCYVNEITSPASLAVSLDAIPGVLGHGLFIGMVAKAMIANAEGIHIMEAQQ comes from the coding sequence ATGAGCGAAGCGCTATCGTTAAAGAAAAAGGTTGCGGCCCATAGTATGGACCTGGTGGAAGAGGGCATGGTTTTGGGACTTGGCACCGGCACAACTATGCGGTGGTTTATTGAGTATTTAGGAGAGAAGGTTACGAAGGGGGGGATGAAAGTGCAGGGGGTTGCTACGTCTGAAGGCACAGCACACTTAGCGGAGCAAGCAGGTATTCCTCTTATAGCACCGGAAGATATGCCATCTCTTGATCTTGCGGTGGATGGCACAGATGAGATTGACTCTGATTTACGTCTTATCAAAGGGGGAGGTGGAGCCTTATTGCGGGAGAAAATTGTAGCAAATGCGGCGCTCTCATTTGTGGTTATCGCTGATGAGAGTAAGTTGGTTGATAGGCTTGGGCGGTTTCCTCTGCCGGTCGAGGTTGATAGATTCTGTGCTGTCGCTACGGCACGGGCTATCCAGATTTGTCTTAAAGAGTTAAATTTGCCAGACAAGGTTGCGTTACGAAAGAGAGAAGATAACAGGCCTTATATTACAGATGGGGGAAATCATATCTACGATTGTTACGTAAATGAGATAACTTCACCGGCTTCTCTGGCGGTCTCTTTGGATGCCATTCCGGGCGTTCTGGGCCATGGATTGTTTATTGGTATGGTAGCCAAGGCTATGATCGCCAATGCAGAGGGCATACATATTATGGAGGCCCAACAATGA